Part of the Pirellulales bacterium genome is shown below.
GCCGCCACGCAAGCGGCCATTCGGGCCGCCGTCGATACGCCGGGGCTGCTCACGATCTCGGCGGGCAACTACGGCGGACGGCTGGGCAAGAGCTTTATTTACCTGCGGGCCGATCGTGTCTGACCTGGCCGAATACAACTGGGCCGCCTTGACCGCCGCCGGGCTGGTCGACCGCGCGGAATACTTTGCATCGCTGGGGTCGACCAACGACCATGCGCGCGAGATCGCCGCCATGCTGCCGCGAGACGAACGGCGGTTGATTGTGGCCGACGAGCAAACGGCCGGGCGCGGCCGCGGGGCCAACCGCTGGTGGACCGCTCCGGGCAGCCTGGCGTGCAGCCTGCTGTTCGATCCAGCCGGGCGCGGCATCGAGCGCCAATACTTTCCCATGATCTCGCTGGCGGCGGCGATTGCGATTGCTGAGACGGCAACCGTGGCCGCCTCGCGAGTCGACGCCGGCCTGCACTGGCCGAACGATGTCTTTATTGCCGGCAGCAAGCTGGCGGGCGTGCTGATCGAGGCCTTGCCCGACGGCAGACACGTGCTGGGCATGGGCTGCAACGTGAACAACCGCGCCAAACACGCGCCGCCGGAATTGTCGAACGCGGTCGTCTCCTTGGCCGACCTCACCGGCCGCGATCATTCTCGCGGCGAGCTGCTCATCGAAATCCTGCGGCGGCTCGACGAGCGGCTCGACGAGCTGGCCCGTTCGCCGCACGCGGTCGGTCGTCGGGCGGACGAGCTTTGTTTGCAGCACGGCAAGTTCTTGACGATTCGGTCCGGCAGCCGGGAAGCATCGGGAATGTGCGCCGGCATCGCCGACGACGGTGCCTTACTGCTCGACACGATCACCGGCCGACAGTGGTTTTATTCCGGCGTGCTCGTCAAGAACACCGATGGCTCAGCGTGATTGCGAACTTGGCCGCTGCATGTTCTTTAAGCAATTCTTTCGACGAACCGGTCCGTGGAAACGGCGGGCCCGTTGACCCAGTGGAGAAACGGGGCCAACGCCAGCGTGGTCCAGCAGCAAAATTCGGCCCACCGCCGGACTTCGTGGGGCGTTAGGGCGTATTCCCGGGCACGCCGCTACTGCACCTTCGGCGCGGACGTACGCGGGGCGTTGCGAACGACTTTCCCGTCGGCGGTCATGGGCACACCGCCAGATAGTCGCTTTGGCTGTCGAGGTTTTTCAACCGCGCGTCCAGCGCGGCCCGCGATGGGTCGTCGTCCTCGACCGCGATGCCCGTGCCGGGCACCGCTTCGACCGCTTGCGGTCCGGCTTCCCAGCGCGATCGCCTTGAGCCGTTACTTGCATTCACCGCCCAATCTGGTACTTTGGCTGCTACGTCGCGCCTGCCTACGTCGGGCACGCGCGCGAAGCACGTCGCGGTGAGCTGACCGAGGGCATCGGGTGAGCAACGTTCGCGGCCCCGAAGGGGCGTTCTTCGATCGCCAAGGGGCGCAACCCAGTAGCGTAAGCGTCCTCGCTTGCGTCCGTAGGCCCGAACGGGCGCTATTCCGCCGACGTGGCGCCCAACTGCCTTTCCTCCAAGAGGCCGCCATGCCTAAGCGCACCAGCAAAACCGGTGGCGAACGGTTCATCGTCGGTAACAGCGACGACGACTGGAAGGTGCATCGTTACTTGCGCGACTGGTGCGATGTCTCCAAGGGCCTCGACGTCGCGACAGGCTACTTCGAGATCGGCTCGCTCTTGGCGCTCGGTGGCCAATGGCAGAGGCTCGGCACGGGGGGCGTCTGATGCCGCGCATCTTCGATAATATCGACCAGCAGCTCC
Proteins encoded:
- a CDS encoding biotin--[acetyl-CoA-carboxylase] ligase translates to MSDLAEYNWAALTAAGLVDRAEYFASLGSTNDHAREIAAMLPRDERRLIVADEQTAGRGRGANRWWTAPGSLACSLLFDPAGRGIERQYFPMISLAAAIAIAETATVAASRVDAGLHWPNDVFIAGSKLAGVLIEALPDGRHVLGMGCNVNNRAKHAPPELSNAVVSLADLTGRDHSRGELLIEILRRLDERLDELARSPHAVGRRADELCLQHGKFLTIRSGSREASGMCAGIADDGALLLDTITGRQWFYSGVLVKNTDGSA